In Spiroplasma chinense, a single window of DNA contains:
- a CDS encoding glycoside hydrolase family 1 protein — protein sequence MHKIKKDFLWGASTSAYQFEGAWDTDGKGKSVQDIKKSFPEGVTDFKVSSDHYNHWKEDVALMAELGLKAYRFSIAWTRIIPNGVGEVNEKGIEFYSNLIDELLKYNITPIITMYHFDLPEELEKIGGWTNRKCIDAFENYAKVLLENFGDRVEYWLTINEQNMMSLVPEAILGKEKAEQISLKELYQANHNMFLASAKATILCHKMTKAKIGPAPNITTIYPNSNSPEDYYAAINFSAFRNWFFLDLPVYGIYNKVALNILEKNNAMFDILPGDMEILKEGKPDFIGFNYYTTATVKMYEKKENNSSNQQSGAKMENFYIQTDNPNLSKTQFGWEVDPYGFKNTLIELNERYHLPVLLTENGIGAYDKLTDEGKIHDQYRIEYYQNHFKYMFEAIEEGVELFGYCPWSAFDLVSTHEGIKKRYGFIYVDRTDDDVKECKRYKKDSFDWYKKVIDSNGSDIA from the coding sequence ATGCATAAGATAAAAAAAGATTTTCTTTGAGGAGCTTCTACTAGTGCTTATCAATTTGAAGGTGCTTGAGACACTGATGGAAAAGGAAAAAGTGTGCAAGATATTAAAAAAAGTTTTCCAGAAGGAGTTACTGATTTTAAAGTATCTTCAGATCACTATAATCATTGAAAAGAAGATGTAGCATTAATGGCTGAACTTGGTTTAAAAGCATATAGATTTTCAATTGCTTGAACTAGAATTATTCCAAATGGTGTAGGTGAAGTTAACGAAAAAGGTATTGAGTTTTACTCAAATTTAATTGATGAGTTATTAAAATACAATATAACTCCAATTATCACCATGTACCATTTTGATTTACCTGAAGAACTTGAAAAAATAGGTGGCTGAACAAATAGAAAATGTATTGACGCTTTTGAAAATTATGCCAAAGTTTTATTAGAAAACTTTGGTGATAGAGTTGAATATTGATTAACTATTAATGAACAAAATATGATGTCATTAGTACCAGAAGCGATTTTGGGTAAAGAAAAAGCAGAACAAATTTCTCTAAAAGAGTTGTACCAAGCAAATCACAATATGTTTTTAGCTTCTGCGAAAGCAACTATTCTTTGTCATAAAATGACAAAAGCAAAAATTGGTCCTGCTCCAAATATTACAACAATTTATCCTAATTCAAATTCACCAGAAGATTATTATGCTGCTATTAATTTTAGTGCATTTAGAAATTGATTCTTTCTAGATCTTCCAGTATATGGTATTTATAATAAAGTTGCTTTAAATATTTTAGAAAAAAATAATGCAATGTTTGATATATTACCTGGAGATATGGAAATACTTAAAGAAGGTAAACCCGACTTTATAGGATTTAATTATTACACAACAGCTACAGTTAAAATGTATGAGAAAAAAGAAAATAATTCTTCTAACCAACAATCGGGTGCTAAAATGGAAAACTTCTATATTCAAACAGATAATCCAAATCTTTCAAAAACACAATTTGGTTGAGAAGTAGATCCTTATGGTTTTAAAAATACTTTGATTGAACTAAATGAAAGATATCATTTACCAGTTCTTTTAACAGAAAATGGAATTGGTGCTTATGATAAGTTAACTGATGAAGGAAAAATACATGATCAATATAGAATAGAGTACTATCAAAATCATTTTAAATACATGTTTGAAGCTATTGAAGAAGGAGTAGAACTTTTTGGTTATTGTCCTTGAAGTGCATTTGATTTAGTTTCTACACACGAAGGAATTAAAAAAAGATATGGTTTTATTTATGTTGATAGAACTGATGATGATGTTAAGGAATGTAAAAGATACAAAAAAGATTCATTTGATTGATACAAAAAAGTTATTGATTCAAATGGAAGTGACATTGCATAG
- a CDS encoding PTS glucose transporter subunit IIA: protein MEKIKIYSPVDGFVDAIENMSDEVFSNKMLGDGFLVKPKSNDFYSFFEKANVEMIFDTKHAIALKDEKTNCVGLMHIGLDTVTLKGEPFEVKTKLQESVGKEQILVSADLLTIEKKNIKTDTAVVFEVNQFENFNFELLKKGEVKHGDLIAEITFDKAVETNNEMIELIKQENQFLRASKTIFKSVGSKENINDFYNCMTRLRIVVKDPKKVEIEKIKKIDIVKGINWNGNELQIIIGGTVVKLKEEFQMVYDNVDRSIKVENKQKWYKKIMPTITGIMMPTIPVLMTIGLIGALYNILLLTGAVKGLPESGNVLELDVMSGVLYILSKVGLNLIGIIFIYTTVRYLKGNTVMAIFIGFTLITPLFVFDGVNGWELFKVGNTSISAKNYVDSMLPFIIAGFIYFYLDKWVKTWMPSSIDVVFRHTLCYLFTILITLFAVGPIFGLLEEVMARTFLAFEKLPVGIGVAIFAFLWQILVLTGSHVAVVVAMQPAAITLGYSVIYLGVLFAPWGQVAASLGVAAKTKDSRLKQVAYASLPAGIFGITEPIIYGITLPRLKPFIFGCIASAAGVLVAANTGAFVDVKGYFTMGIVTLLSIGPKPIFILWAVIGLAVTFGISFSLTYFFDVDRVTEYNGVKKTIKKIAWKYSKLSKNNIKKSNDELKTMFAKDLELLKTNQNKFIEYEKEFVKFQKISIKIEKLNEKEEKIKDSLYKKALRNKNKEEYKVLAEQYNNFNLNDKKQPLITRKQEIVDGLDKQKVILEEIRNNCLLELENKVDQLTNTLKFNQISEYKNDFYNDLNSLEIFFGNIDKKEFKFDNKLYKKELTKRRELNA from the coding sequence ATGGAAAAAATAAAGATATATTCACCAGTCGATGGTTTTGTTGATGCTATCGAAAACATGAGTGATGAAGTTTTTTCTAATAAAATGCTAGGTGATGGTTTTTTAGTTAAACCAAAATCAAATGATTTTTACAGCTTTTTTGAAAAAGCAAATGTAGAAATGATTTTTGACACAAAACACGCAATAGCATTGAAAGATGAAAAAACTAATTGTGTAGGTCTAATGCATATTGGATTAGATACAGTAACTTTAAAAGGAGAACCTTTTGAAGTTAAAACTAAATTACAAGAATCTGTAGGTAAAGAACAAATTTTGGTTAGTGCAGATTTATTAACTATTGAGAAAAAGAATATAAAAACAGATACAGCAGTAGTTTTTGAAGTTAATCAATTTGAAAACTTTAACTTTGAATTATTAAAAAAAGGAGAAGTTAAACATGGTGATTTAATAGCTGAAATTACATTTGATAAAGCTGTTGAAACAAATAATGAAATGATTGAATTAATTAAACAAGAAAATCAATTTTTAAGAGCTTCTAAAACTATTTTTAAAAGTGTTGGATCAAAAGAAAATATAAACGATTTCTATAACTGTATGACAAGACTTAGAATAGTTGTAAAAGATCCAAAAAAAGTTGAAATTGAAAAAATCAAAAAAATTGACATTGTAAAAGGAATTAATTGAAATGGAAACGAGTTACAAATAATCATTGGAGGAACAGTTGTTAAGCTTAAAGAAGAGTTCCAAATGGTTTATGACAACGTTGACAGATCAATTAAAGTTGAAAATAAACAAAAATGATATAAAAAAATTATGCCTACAATAACAGGGATAATGATGCCAACTATTCCAGTTTTAATGACTATAGGTTTAATTGGTGCTTTATATAATATTTTACTATTAACTGGTGCTGTAAAAGGACTACCAGAAAGTGGTAATGTTTTAGAATTAGATGTTATGAGTGGTGTATTGTATATTCTTTCAAAAGTAGGTTTAAACTTAATTGGAATTATATTTATTTATACTACTGTAAGATATCTAAAAGGAAATACTGTAATGGCTATATTTATAGGATTTACATTAATTACACCATTGTTTGTATTTGATGGAGTAAATGGATGAGAATTATTTAAAGTGGGAAATACAAGTATTTCTGCAAAAAACTATGTAGATTCTATGTTACCGTTTATCATAGCTGGATTTATTTACTTCTATCTTGATAAATGAGTTAAAACATGAATGCCATCAAGTATTGATGTTGTATTTAGACACACATTATGTTACTTATTTACAATACTTATAACATTATTTGCTGTGGGTCCAATTTTTGGATTATTAGAAGAGGTTATGGCAAGAACATTCTTGGCATTTGAAAAATTACCAGTAGGTATTGGAGTAGCTATATTTGCTTTCTTATGACAAATTCTTGTATTAACTGGATCTCATGTAGCTGTAGTTGTTGCTATGCAACCAGCTGCAATTACTTTAGGATATAGTGTAATTTACTTAGGAGTTTTATTTGCTCCTTGAGGTCAAGTTGCAGCTTCACTTGGTGTTGCTGCAAAAACAAAAGACTCAAGATTAAAACAAGTTGCATATGCTTCATTGCCAGCTGGAATCTTTGGTATAACTGAACCTATAATTTATGGTATTACTTTACCGAGATTAAAACCATTTATATTTGGATGTATTGCATCAGCTGCTGGAGTACTTGTAGCTGCAAACACTGGAGCTTTTGTAGATGTTAAAGGTTACTTTACAATGGGGATAGTTACATTATTAAGTATTGGACCGAAACCAATCTTTATTCTTTGAGCTGTTATTGGACTTGCAGTAACTTTTGGGATTTCATTCTCATTAACATACTTCTTTGATGTTGATAGAGTTACCGAATACAATGGAGTTAAAAAAACTATCAAAAAAATTGCTTGAAAATATTCAAAACTTTCAAAAAACAATATTAAAAAATCAAATGATGAATTAAAAACTATGTTTGCAAAAGATTTGGAATTATTAAAAACAAATCAAAATAAATTTATTGAATATGAAAAAGAATTTGTTAAGTTCCAAAAAATAAGTATTAAAATTGAAAAACTAAATGAAAAAGAAGAAAAAATTAAAGATTCTTTATATAAAAAAGCTTTAAGAAATAAAAATAAAGAAGAATATAAAGTTTTAGCTGAACAATATAATAATTTTAATTTAAATGACAAAAAGCAACCTTTAATTACAAGAAAACAAGAAATAGTTGATGGGTTAGATAAACAAAAAGTTATTTTAGAAGAGATAAGAAACAATTGTTTATTAGAACTTGAAAATAAAGTAGATCAATTAACAAATACATTGAAATTTAATCAGATTTCTGAATACAAAAATGACTTCTATAATGATTTAAATTCACTTGAAATATTCTTTGGAAATATTGATAAAAAAGAATTTAAATTTGATAACAAGTTATATAAAAAAGAATTAACAAAAAGGAGAGAGTTAAATGCATAA
- a CDS encoding AAA domain-containing protein, translating into MKQEINFIVDLKSTVDTGNAITSQGKSVLGNEIKLNELLAKTLEQNLVNYNNNLTNDLTYLFNLINKAQIVELLNTHLEHFFINNSSIEKNAIAFKSLVLVCKFDEEISKEFKNSNSVLLNFEVLLKNNEYKFFIKRIDFMDLPLEKTSNLKVKKIDTDMWKFLVTTNQESSTKGALQFLSGLEMLSNIFNDQSQNDKLKLRQLKRFTIDFRNYNKEKKSDEFFLYYFGDKSLKIDKDPVKDLIFLLELESSQQLPKKHTVIYSYDKTDVDIKVDFEVQSEKNKLIKIDNLIDEEVFNCETSINIESGLVYNKTSEKEELENNYNKKQNELNSLFDKVENDDQENIESKQTSLIKEIKEFAQKLVLLNKEISKLESNIKNLKNKIENLKEIKDKAKDKIFFEVKLKSLRSDRKAVVFEPFNLTMLKDKGWNASSFDKGLSIKYNRYAAAMSNFAAGNYKNPYLSLAIENPNSITNSNIELKSTIKLNAKQKLAAQKALGSSSISYLQGPPGTGKTQTICAVIDHVVNNDEKNVLITSSTNEAINNAFDRLKELTKDNPNMIFYKTIKKENENGNNIFDNTTMYKHFVSAIFENLCPEVDDKSEILSLFNELEELNDVEIDELMFKNFIKKENLKDKLVQEKYFYLTGESLDSFMKKAVAFSKEEQEEFLMSKFERAFINYQDKMENEFDNKIKRIISSLSDNNNIVDFKSLKAKFNFTSSNEVEMFKNLKLNFKKNYEYSDIDINFANIALKKELINVIGLTTSASQEIRYGDISKQLFIEYPIYFEIVDEVSKSTTLEIINTMLLANKVMLAGDYRQLPPHAELEKIKDNDKGITKEFIDYVLRHKSDNTIPSYVVEYYINQKFIDDLNVPFFKKHALEINVSPNSINTSYTALTDSYRFVNEIRELVNISYCDNEKLECPQDFDSSKFKKVILDFGFNSDYPVNIVDTSMMDGMFYDYVKKTNQVICDGQQTSFDQKMFIDSSREIISNSRFNEYNAYAVLKILKNLIKNNPNLKPEEIGIIAMTRSQANVIQQYLNIENTFDDKWKTVKIDTVDNFQGREKEIIIVDTVRAKRNLDSNKEFLKDESRDLSHYKKIERLNVAISRAKNKLILVGAFENHLNEEVKSVLDTRNGEEIISPFEIWYKKIESQLGVFKLWEVK; encoded by the coding sequence ATGAAACAAGAAATAAACTTTATTGTTGACTTAAAAAGCACGGTAGATACTGGGAATGCTATTACAAGTCAAGGAAAAAGTGTTTTAGGGAATGAAATCAAACTAAATGAACTATTGGCTAAAACATTAGAACAAAACTTAGTTAATTATAATAACAATTTGACAAATGATTTAACTTATTTATTTAATTTAATCAATAAAGCTCAAATTGTCGAGCTTTTGAATACCCATTTAGAGCATTTTTTTATAAATAATAGTAGTATTGAAAAAAATGCAATTGCATTCAAAAGTCTTGTTTTAGTTTGTAAATTTGATGAAGAAATTAGCAAAGAATTTAAAAACTCTAACTCTGTTTTATTAAATTTTGAAGTTTTATTAAAAAATAATGAATATAAATTCTTTATTAAAAGAATTGATTTTATGGATTTACCTTTAGAAAAAACTTCAAATTTAAAGGTTAAAAAAATTGATACAGATATGTGAAAATTCTTGGTTACAACCAATCAAGAATCATCAACAAAAGGAGCATTACAATTTTTAAGTGGTTTGGAAATGTTGTCAAACATTTTCAATGATCAAAGTCAAAATGATAAATTAAAACTTAGACAGTTAAAAAGATTTACAATAGATTTTAGAAACTATAATAAGGAAAAGAAAAGTGATGAATTTTTCTTATATTATTTTGGAGATAAGTCTCTTAAGATCGACAAAGACCCTGTTAAAGATTTAATTTTCTTGTTAGAGTTAGAATCAAGCCAACAGTTACCAAAAAAACATACAGTAATTTATTCTTATGATAAAACCGATGTTGATATAAAAGTGGATTTTGAAGTACAAAGCGAAAAAAATAAACTTATAAAAATAGATAATTTAATTGATGAAGAAGTTTTTAATTGTGAAACTTCAATAAATATTGAAAGTGGTTTAGTTTATAATAAAACTTCTGAAAAAGAAGAGTTAGAAAATAACTATAATAAAAAACAGAATGAATTAAATTCTTTATTTGATAAAGTTGAAAATGATGATCAAGAAAATATAGAATCTAAACAAACTTCTTTGATAAAAGAAATAAAAGAATTTGCTCAAAAATTAGTTTTACTAAATAAGGAAATATCTAAATTAGAAAGTAATATCAAAAACTTAAAAAATAAAATCGAAAATTTAAAAGAAATAAAAGATAAAGCAAAAGACAAAATATTTTTTGAAGTAAAATTAAAGTCATTACGTTCTGATAGAAAAGCTGTAGTTTTTGAACCATTTAATTTAACAATGTTAAAAGATAAAGGTTGAAATGCAAGTAGTTTTGATAAAGGACTTTCAATTAAATACAACAGATATGCAGCTGCTATGTCAAATTTTGCCGCTGGAAATTATAAAAATCCATATTTGAGTTTAGCAATTGAAAACCCAAATAGTATTACAAATTCAAATATTGAATTAAAATCAACTATTAAGTTAAATGCAAAACAAAAACTTGCAGCACAAAAAGCATTAGGTAGTTCTTCGATTTCGTACCTTCAAGGTCCACCAGGAACTGGAAAGACTCAAACGATTTGTGCTGTAATTGATCACGTTGTAAATAATGATGAAAAAAATGTATTAATAACTTCGTCAACAAACGAAGCTATTAATAATGCTTTTGATAGATTAAAAGAACTAACAAAAGATAATCCTAATATGATTTTTTACAAAACCATAAAAAAAGAAAATGAAAATGGGAATAATATTTTTGATAACACAACAATGTATAAACATTTTGTATCAGCAATATTTGAAAACTTATGTCCTGAAGTTGATGATAAAAGTGAAATACTTTCATTATTTAATGAGTTAGAGGAGTTAAACGACGTAGAAATTGATGAATTGATGTTTAAAAACTTCATTAAAAAAGAAAATTTAAAAGATAAATTAGTTCAAGAAAAATATTTTTATTTAACTGGTGAGTCTCTGGATTCGTTTATGAAAAAAGCTGTAGCTTTTTCAAAAGAGGAACAAGAAGAATTTTTAATGAGTAAATTTGAAAGAGCGTTTATTAATTATCAAGACAAAATGGAAAATGAGTTTGATAATAAAATCAAAAGAATCATTTCAAGTTTAAGTGATAACAACAATATTGTAGACTTTAAATCTTTAAAAGCAAAATTTAATTTTACTTCTAGCAATGAAGTTGAAATGTTTAAAAATTTAAAATTAAATTTTAAAAAAAATTATGAATATTCAGATATTGATATAAATTTTGCAAATATAGCTTTAAAAAAAGAATTAATAAATGTAATTGGTCTTACAACTTCTGCAAGTCAAGAAATAAGATATGGAGATATTTCAAAACAATTATTTATTGAGTACCCAATTTATTTTGAAATAGTTGATGAAGTTTCAAAATCAACAACCTTAGAAATAATAAATACAATGTTACTTGCAAACAAAGTTATGTTAGCTGGTGATTACAGACAATTGCCTCCTCATGCAGAACTTGAAAAAATTAAAGATAACGATAAAGGAATCACAAAAGAATTTATAGATTATGTTCTAAGACACAAAAGTGACAACACTATACCAAGTTATGTTGTTGAATATTATATAAATCAAAAATTTATTGATGATCTAAATGTTCCTTTCTTTAAAAAGCACGCACTTGAAATAAATGTTTCTCCGAATTCAATTAACACAAGTTACACAGCTTTGACAGATTCATATAGATTTGTAAATGAAATTAGAGAATTGGTAAACATATCTTATTGTGATAATGAAAAACTTGAATGTCCTCAAGATTTTGATTCATCAAAATTTAAAAAAGTTATTTTAGATTTTGGTTTCAATAGTGATTATCCTGTAAATATTGTTGACACTTCAATGATGGATGGCATGTTTTATGATTATGTTAAAAAGACAAATCAAGTAATTTGTGATGGTCAACAAACAAGTTTTGATCAAAAAATGTTTATTGATAGTTCAAGAGAGATTATTTCAAATTCTAGGTTTAATGAATATAATGCATATGCTGTTCTTAAAATTTTAAAAAACCTAATTAAAAATAATCCAAATTTAAAACCAGAAGAAATAGGAATTATTGCAATGACAAGAAGTCAAGCAAATGTAATTCAACAATATTTAAATATTGAAAATACATTTGATGACAAATGAAAAACAGTAAAAATTGATACTGTAGATAATTTCCAAGGAAGAGAAAAAGAAATAATAATTGTAGATACAGTTAGAGCTAAAAGAAATTTAGATTCAAATAAAGAATTCTTAAAAGATGAATCTAGAGATTTAAGTCACTATAAAAAAATCGAAAGATTAAACGTAGCAATTTCAAGAGCTAAAAATAAATTAATATTAGTAGGGGCTTTTGAAAATCATTTAAATGAAGAAGTAAAAAGTGTTCTTGATACAAGAAACGGTGAAGAAATTATTTCACCATTTGAAATATGGTATAAGAAAATAGAAAGTCAATTAGGAGTATTTAAATTATGAGAAGTAAAATAA
- a CDS encoding MurR/RpiR family transcriptional regulator: MKSIREVLSNLASQNSETTSKIIASVILKDYDHGIFKTQTELSKECFVSESVITKFAKQLGYSGWKEFYYSLKNEYKKYYIQPSSESVETNMLFEQIKIFNNYINVETQFLTNLAKAINEKKKVIILPSYQLEDCCEFFYECLIELGMEVYYVKNKSLFHIIFSKNLEEFVVLVAMSGQDNSFLVENYNSLNKEVLKKNGFIISSRSQEHKISDFADKLILKSYSIYSSFKIRRIFLEYLFVSVTYKIKTF; encoded by the coding sequence ATGAAAAGTATAAGAGAAGTTTTAAGTAATCTTGCCTCACAAAACAGTGAAACAACTTCAAAAATTATAGCGTCAGTAATTTTGAAGGATTATGATCATGGTATTTTTAAAACTCAAACAGAGTTGTCAAAAGAATGCTTTGTCAGTGAGAGTGTAATAACAAAATTTGCAAAACAACTGGGATATAGTGGATGAAAAGAGTTTTATTATTCTCTTAAAAATGAATATAAAAAATATTACATTCAACCAAGTTCAGAATCTGTTGAAACTAATATGTTATTTGAACAAATAAAAATATTTAATAATTATATTAATGTTGAAACACAATTTTTAACAAATTTAGCAAAAGCCATAAATGAAAAGAAAAAAGTTATAATTTTACCTAGTTATCAACTTGAGGATTGTTGTGAATTCTTTTATGAATGTTTAATAGAACTGGGAATGGAAGTTTATTACGTAAAAAACAAGAGTTTATTTCATATAATTTTTTCTAAGAATTTAGAAGAATTTGTAGTCTTGGTTGCAATGTCTGGTCAAGATAATAGTTTTCTAGTAGAAAACTATAACTCTCTAAACAAGGAAGTTCTTAAAAAGAATGGATTTATAATTAGTAGTAGAAGTCAAGAACATAAAATCAGTGATTTTGCAGATAAACTAATTTTAAAATCATACTCTATTTATTCTAGTTTTAAAATAAGAAGAATCTTTCTTGAATATTTATTTGTAAGTGTTACATATAAAATAAAAACTTTCTAA